A segment of the Stigmatella aurantiaca genome:
GAGCGAGGCCGCCAAGGCCTCCGAGGCCGCCGCGCCTGCCGCCGACGCCCCGGCCGCTCCGGGCGAGACGGACAAGGCTCCGGTTCCGAACGCCTGAGCCCCCTGAAGGGCTGAAGTCACGAAGCCCCTCTTCCCACCCGGGAGGAGGGGCTTCTGTGCGTCCAGGGCACGGCTCACCACCGCAGGCGGGAGCCGATGCCGAGGGTGAGGACGTTCGGGTCGGGGTGAGCGGGCTCGCCTTCGAGGTTCACGTGGTACCGCACGTCGAGGGCCAGCGGCGGCAGGTCCTTCCAGAAGGGCAGTTCCATCTCTCCGCCCACCGAGGCGCCCGCGTGGCCCGACTGGTTGTTGTAGAAGGCCAGCCCCGCCAGGAAGGAGACCCGGGTGGGGCCGAACTCCGTGCCCAGGCGCAGCAGACCTCCCAGTTGGAAGAGGGAGCGGCTCACCCGAGAGGTCTGCCCATTGGACACCTCGGTGCGTGAGCCGATGGTGCTGTACCAGGCAGCCTCGGGGCCGAGCGCCGCATGGGAGCCGAGCAACGCCAGCAGGTGGAGCCGCCCTCCCCAGCCCTGGTTGGACTGAGCACTCCCCCGCTCTTGCGCCAGGCCCAGCGCTGCGCCCACTTCTCCCACGAAGTGCTGGCGGGAGACCTCGGGCTCACGAGGCGCCGGCCTGGGTCCTTCCCCCAGCAGGAGCGGCAGCGCTCCCGGGTCCCCCTTCTCATAGAGCGTGGACCAGTGGGGTACCAGCAGCCCGATCAACGCGCCGGCGCCCGCGCCGAGCAGCCCCCCGAGCAGCGACCCGATGCTCGCGCAGCCCCCCACGGAGGTCTCTCCGCTCTCCTCGGCCTCGCTGCAGAGGACCGCCAGGAAGATTCCTCCCGCCAATCCCCCCACCCCGAAGCCCACCACCGCGCCCTCCTCGGCTGACCGCTTCCTCACCTCCAACCGCTGCACGTCCCCGAGCAGGAGATTCAGGGCGGGCTCGGAGCCGGTCCGCAACCAGAGCGAGTCCGGCAGCAGGCGGACGACTTCGCCGGCGTGGCGCTGCCCCCCGTCCAGGCCGATGCGCACCTGCATCCCCGGCTTGAGAGCAATGGGCGAGCCTGACGGAGCGGCCGGAGGAAGGACGTCCGTGCTGGGAGCCCGCACCAACGGAGGCGCGGAGCCCGTGGGAGACATTTGGCTTTGGACGGGTGCCTCAGGCGGGTGCGCCTCCTGTCCCCAGGAGGTGTGAAGCGGCAAGAGGCACAAGAGCCAGAAGAAGCGCATGGGTCTCCTTTACTCGGAGTCCCCTGCCGGGCTGAAGTTCCGCCGTGAAATCGGCCTCGCACGGTGGCACGCGCTTCTCCGTGCCGGTGGCCGTCAGTGGGTGGATGCTGACGCGGATGCCGAAGGCAACACCTGGTGCAGTTCCGCGACGGAAACGGAGAGCACCACGGCGTCTCCCACGGATTGAACGGCTTGGAGCGGGATTTCAATCGTCCCGGCATGGAAGAGCGTTCGCGACGCGCCAAGCTGCTCAGCGGCGCCTCTGCGCAATTTCACCTGAAACGCTTCGACGTGCCACGTCTGGCTATCAATGAAAAGGACAGACACTTCTCCGAGTGCCTGTCCATCGGCTGTGACGACCACCAGCCCCACGAGACTCTTGTCGGAAAGGCGCATCCTCGTCTCCTTCTCTCTCAAGAGGGTGGAGACAGCACCCACCTGATGCACTGAGAAAGCATGGAGGCGCTGACCCACCCGATGGGAGAGCCGCTCTCAAGCGCTCGCTTGGGGCATGACACGGAGCAGGCGGCTCTGCCTGGGCGGCACTACCTTTCCGTCAGGAGAGGACCATGGACGGTGTGCCCCAAAGCGTTGTGAGCAGGGAAGCGTCCGGTCCAGGCAGCGCCACAACCGGGAAGAACCTCCTGGGGGACTTAAGACAGGAGTGGAAGCGGAACAAGCTGAGTGACGCCGCGGCAGCCCTCACCTTCTACGGCGTCCTCTCGTTCTTCCCCTTCCTGCTCCTCCTCGTCGCCCTGGCAGGCCTCGTCATCCCACCTGCTCAGGTGCAGGCGCTCATCGGGGAGCTTGGCCGGGAGGTCCCCGCCGCTTTCCGTCAGCTCCCCTCGGAACAGCTCGCGAAGCTCACCGCTGGGCCTAGCATCGGGTTGCTCACCTTCAGCGCGCTGGCCGCGGTGTGGTCAGCGGCCGCTGGGGTGGCGAGTCTCATCACGGCCCTCAACACCGCCTACGGCGTGAAGGAGAGCCGTCCGCGATGGAAGGTGTATGGGATTGCCCTCTGGATGATGCTGGCGGGCGCCCTCTTGGCGCTGCTCGCCGGGCTTGTTGCCGTGGCGGCCCCTGCCCTTGCCACCCGGCTCGGCCAGCCCTGGGTGGCACTCGTGGGCTGGCTGAGGCTGCCCCTGGCGGCGATGCTGATGATGCTCCTCTGGACGGCCCTCTACTCCGTGCTCCCGGACGTCAGACACAAGTTCAAGTTCATCACGCCCGGCTCCGTGGTAGGAGTGCTCGTCTGGCTCGCCGCTTCGCTGGGCTTCTCTTTCTACGTCTCCCACTTCAGCACTTTTGGCATCACCTACGGCGCCCTGGGCGGCATCATCGTCCTGCTGCTGTGGATGTGGATCTCCGCGCTCGCCCTGATGCTGGGCGCCGAGCTCAACGCCGTCCTGGCTCGCCGCTCCCATGCATCAGGACGGCTTGCCTGAAGAGGGACCGATTCCAATCCACCCAGGAACCACGATTGTGCATTCACTAAACGTCATTAAGTTTTGACGCGCTGGTCCATGAAAGGCGTTTTCCATGTCGAAGCAAGAGACCCAACCGCAGATTGCTCCCAGTGCCATTCGCGTGGAGACCGCCAGCACGGTCCAGGGACGCGCAGCGACCACCATTTCCGTGGAAGTGGACGAGCCCCGGCTCGGGCAACAAGAGGCCAGCAACAACCGGGCGGATCGCGCGATTGCCATGGTTCCACGAACCCATGAAGGCAAGCAGGAGTGGAGAGAGGAGGAACTCATTCACTCCGGCCGCCGCATCACGGAGGACGACCGGGTCGTGAAGACGTTCAATGCGACGGTGTCAGGCCCTGTCACGGCCCACGAGGCCGGGGTCTCGGTGAAGGTGGAAACCCCGGCGGGAACCGTGTGGGCCAACGAGCAGAATGCGCCCCTGGCCACACGCGAAGCGGACAAGGCGCTCCCCGTGAGGCCGAAGCGCTGACGCCCGCACTCAGGTAGGCACGGAATGCGCTCTGGGCAGGCAGACGCTGAAGCGGCTCCCCTTGCCCAGCTCGCTCTCGGCGAGGAGCGTCCCGCCCAGAAAAGACACGATGGTTTTCACCACGGCCAGACCCACTCCCCGCCCCGGGGAAAAGTGCTCACTGCGCCTGTACATGTCGAAGATGGCAGGCAGCAAATCCGGTGCAATGCCCCGCCCGGTATCCTCGACCGTGATGCGCACGCCGCTGCCCGTCTCGCTGGCCCGGACCCACACCGTCCCCACGGGAGTGTACTTGAGTGCATTATCAACGAGGTTTTGCAGCACCTGTCCCAGCAAGAGGCGGTCGGTCCTGAGCAAAATCCCGCCGGGAATCTCCTCCTGCAAGCGAATCCCCTTCTCGTCCGCGCGAGGCTGCAGGATGGCCAGAACGTCCTCGGTCACCAGAGAGAGGTTCACCTCCTCCGCCTGATACTGAAGATTGCCAGCAAGCGCCGCTTCGGTGGCCAACTGCCCTTCGATGAGCAGCAGCAACCGGCGCGAGGCACGCTCGATGCGATCCAGGTTCTTGGGTCCCCCCTTGGAGAAGGACTCATCCCTCCGGATGAGTTCGACGCTGGCCAGGATCGTGCTCAGGGGGGAACGGAAGTCGTGGACGAGCCGGGCCAGGAAGTCCGACTGCCGGTCCCGGAGCTGCTCCTCCCGGCGCCGAATGTAATGTTCCACCCCTGCCCGGTGCGCTTGATCAATGGCCCCGTGCAAGGTGCTCGCGGCCGCGTTGTTCAGGACGATGCCGGCCGAGTCCAGGACTCCCAGGAACGCATCCCGGAGCGAGTTGTACTCTTCTCCTAGCTCGATCAAGCCGTACCCCAGCTTGAGGCGGCTTTCGCCATGCTCTTCAGCGATCTCTCTCGGAATGTCCACGGCGCCATGCCACACCTGAGCCCGGCCCAGCGCGTTGATGATCTGGTCCACCAAGCCAGGCATGTTGTTCAGGATCGATAGGCGGGAGAGCGACCGCGCAACCGGGCGCTTGCTGACCCTCTGGAACCACTCCTCGATGATGGCGTCTCGCTGTCGAAGACACTCTGCTGTGACGGAGGGATCCATGGGCGCTCTGGACTAAAGTAATCATCCCGCGGAAAAGAAGGGGCGTCCGAGCAAGTTGAGGAGGCGGC
Coding sequences within it:
- a CDS encoding PRC-barrel domain-containing protein; this encodes MRLSDKSLVGLVVVTADGQALGEVSVLFIDSQTWHVEAFQVKLRRGAAEQLGASRTLFHAGTIEIPLQAVQSVGDAVVLSVSVAELHQVLPSASASASTH
- a CDS encoding YihY/virulence factor BrkB family protein, coding for MDGVPQSVVSREASGPGSATTGKNLLGDLRQEWKRNKLSDAAAALTFYGVLSFFPFLLLLVALAGLVIPPAQVQALIGELGREVPAAFRQLPSEQLAKLTAGPSIGLLTFSALAAVWSAAAGVASLITALNTAYGVKESRPRWKVYGIALWMMLAGALLALLAGLVAVAAPALATRLGQPWVALVGWLRLPLAAMLMMLLWTALYSVLPDVRHKFKFITPGSVVGVLVWLAASLGFSFYVSHFSTFGITYGALGGIIVLLLWMWISALALMLGAELNAVLARRSHASGRLA
- a CDS encoding sensor histidine kinase, with product MDPSVTAECLRQRDAIIEEWFQRVSKRPVARSLSRLSILNNMPGLVDQIINALGRAQVWHGAVDIPREIAEEHGESRLKLGYGLIELGEEYNSLRDAFLGVLDSAGIVLNNAAASTLHGAIDQAHRAGVEHYIRRREEQLRDRQSDFLARLVHDFRSPLSTILASVELIRRDESFSKGGPKNLDRIERASRRLLLLIEGQLATEAALAGNLQYQAEEVNLSLVTEDVLAILQPRADEKGIRLQEEIPGGILLRTDRLLLGQVLQNLVDNALKYTPVGTVWVRASETGSGVRITVEDTGRGIAPDLLPAIFDMYRRSEHFSPGRGVGLAVVKTIVSFLGGTLLAESELGKGSRFSVCLPRAHSVPT